The Lactuca sativa cultivar Salinas chromosome 2, Lsat_Salinas_v11, whole genome shotgun sequence genome includes a window with the following:
- the LOC111886280 gene encoding uncharacterized protein LOC111886280 produces the protein MPLNTLRSEIRAKGREIYHPETKCPNIAFKFVRYSIYGGLTSWDHSQYQKGNKYILVTVDYVSKWAEAQALPTNDAQVVVRFLKKLFSRFGVPKALISDRVTHFTNDQLDKVLQKYGVHHRFSTSYHPQTSGQTEVTNRALNRILSNRKEWSDKLDDALWAF, from the coding sequence ATGCCGCTCAATACGTTAAGGAGTGAGATTCGTGCCAAAGGTCGGGAAATATATCATCCCGAAACGAAATGCCCCAATATAGCATTCAAGTTTGTGAGATATTCGATATATGGGGGATTGACTTCATGGGACCATTCCCAATATCAAAAGGGGAATAAATACATCTTGGTGACTGTCGACTATGTATCTAAATGGGCGGAAGCACAAGCACTACCTACTAACGATGCTCAAGTGGTGGTGCGGTTTCTTAAAAAGTTATTCTCAAGGTTTGGAGTTCCTAAAGCTCTTATTAGTGATCGGGTCACTCATTTCACAAATGATCAATTGGATAAAGTGTTGCAAAAATATGGTGTCCACCATAGATTCTCAACATCATATCATCCCCAAACAAGTGGGCAAACTGAAGTTACAAATCGAGCATTAAATAGGATATTAAGTAATAGAAAGGAGTGGTCGGACAAGCTTGATGATGCACTTTGGGCATTTTGA